In Campylobacter sp. VBCF_01 NA2, one DNA window encodes the following:
- the hypD gene encoding hydrogenase formation protein HypD: protein MDLIKDFRDKKLILGLSEAIKQKSTKPINIMEICGGHTHSIMKFGLPNLVGENINFVHGPGCPVCVMPRTRIDEAIALASSEGVIFCTLADMLRVPGSTTSLQKLRAGGADIRALYSPLDALKIAAQNPDKNVIFFAIGFETTTPMSAVLVDKAINLGLKNLFFHINHVTVPAPVEAILQDKDAKIDAFLGPSHVSVITGSKIYENIATKYKKPIAVSGFEPLDIMAGVLNLVTQFENGTHEVYNEYDRVVKTDGNKTALNLIDKYFEICDFSWRGLGEIPKSGMKLKAEFAEFDARVKFAEILQNLESKGENRACICGEILRGKAKPYDCKVFGKVCTPQNPIGSCMVSSEGACAAYFKYARNS from the coding sequence ATGGATTTGATAAAAGATTTTAGAGATAAAAAGCTGATTTTAGGGCTTTCAGAAGCGATAAAGCAAAAAAGCACAAAGCCCATAAATATCATGGAAATTTGCGGCGGTCATACGCACAGCATTATGAAATTTGGTCTGCCAAATTTGGTTGGCGAAAATATAAACTTCGTGCATGGTCCGGGCTGTCCTGTGTGTGTAATGCCACGAACTCGCATTGATGAAGCAATCGCTCTTGCGTCGAGTGAGGGCGTGATTTTTTGCACTTTGGCTGATATGCTAAGAGTCCCCGGAAGCACCACGAGCCTACAAAAACTGCGTGCGGGTGGAGCCGATATACGCGCGCTGTATAGCCCGCTCGATGCCCTAAAAATCGCCGCTCAAAACCCTGATAAAAATGTCATTTTCTTTGCGATTGGCTTTGAGACGACTACGCCGATGAGTGCAGTTTTGGTTGATAAAGCGATAAATTTGGGGCTAAAAAATCTATTTTTTCACATAAATCATGTAACCGTCCCAGCCCCAGTAGAAGCCATTTTACAAGACAAAGACGCCAAAATCGATGCATTTTTAGGACCTAGCCATGTCAGCGTCATCACAGGAAGCAAAATTTACGAAAATATCGCCACAAAATACAAAAAACCAATCGCCGTGAGCGGTTTTGAGCCACTTGACATTATGGCTGGTGTGCTAAATTTGGTAACTCAGTTTGAAAATGGCACACACGAAGTCTATAACGAATACGACAGAGTAGTGAAAACGGATGGCAACAAAACTGCGTTAAATTTGATAGATAAATATTTTGAAATTTGCGATTTTTCGTGGCGTGGGCTTGGCGAAATCCCAAAAAGCGGTATGAAGCTAAAAGCCGAATTCGCCGAATTTGACGCGAGAGTAAAATTCGCTGAAATTTTGCAAAATTTAGAAAGTAAGGGCGAAAATAGGGCATGTATCTGTGGCGAGATACTGCGTGGCAAGGCGAAACCTTATGATTGCAAGGTTTTTGGCAAGGTCTGCACCCCGCAAAACCCGATAGGCTCGTGCATGGTAAGTAGTGAAGGCGCATGTGCTGCGTATTTCAAATACGCACGAAATTCATAA
- the hypE gene encoding hydrogenase expression/formation protein HypE — MNKLINDTIFRAFDNEILRECNDSAILPNFGGELAFTTDSYVVTPIFFSGGDIGKIAVCGTINDLCMVGAKPLFISVGFIIEEGLEFAEFERILASIADTAKQCGVKIVCGDTKVVPHGKCDKIFINTSGIGQILAPNIKAKNIKIGDKILLSGDVGRHGAVILAARDELSLESELKSDCKPLNGVVGELLASGVKIRAMRDATRGGLSAVLNEFAEISGNEILVFEEKIALSDEVVGVCELLGFEPYELANEGTFVAVVANGDEAKALEVLRKFDKNAEIIGEVTGTAKSQNRVIIQNAYGSGRFLELPKGELLPRIC; from the coding sequence ATGAATAAACTCATCAATGATACGATTTTTAGGGCGTTTGATAATGAAATTTTGCGTGAGTGCAACGACAGCGCGATTTTGCCAAATTTCGGTGGCGAGTTAGCTTTTACGACTGATTCGTATGTCGTTACGCCGATATTTTTTAGCGGTGGCGACATCGGTAAAATCGCAGTTTGTGGCACGATAAATGACCTTTGTATGGTCGGAGCTAAACCGCTTTTTATCAGTGTGGGTTTCATCATCGAAGAAGGGCTAGAATTTGCCGAATTTGAGCGAATTTTAGCTTCCATTGCCGACACAGCAAAGCAGTGTGGCGTAAAAATCGTCTGTGGCGATACTAAGGTCGTCCCGCACGGCAAATGCGACAAGATTTTCATAAACACCAGCGGAATAGGGCAAATCCTAGCACCAAACATAAAGGCGAAAAATATCAAAATCGGCGATAAAATCTTGCTTAGCGGAGATGTGGGCAGACACGGGGCTGTGATACTAGCTGCCAGAGATGAGCTTTCGCTTGAAAGTGAGCTTAAAAGCGACTGCAAACCGCTAAATGGAGTAGTAGGGGAGTTACTAGCAAGTGGCGTGAAAATAAGAGCCATGCGAGATGCTACGCGCGGTGGTTTGAGTGCAGTTTTGAACGAATTTGCCGAGATTTCTGGCAATGAAATTTTGGTTTTCGAAGAAAAAATCGCGCTGAGCGATGAAGTCGTGGGCGTGTGCGAGTTGCTAGGTTTCGAGCCTTACGAACTGGCGAACGAAGGCACTTTTGTCGCAGTCGTTGCCAACGGCGATGAAGCAAAAGCATTAGAAGTGTTGCGTAAATTTGATAAAAACGCCGAAATCATCGGCGAAGTAACAGGCACGGCAAAATCGCAAAATAGGGTGATAATCCAAAATGCGTATGGCTCAGGGCGATTTTTGGAGCTTCCAAAGGGTGAGCTTTTGCCTAGGATTTGCTGA
- the hypA gene encoding hydrogenase maturation nickel metallochaperone HypA: MHEMSIVQSLVELCEKNLNANGGGEIKEIVVKVGRLSGVEAHYLQSCYDVFRQGTVCENAELKIHIQDVVIECEKCGYNGVLEQNNFICPKCGSRNLKVTDGEDLYLMQLVIE, from the coding sequence ATGCACGAAATGTCGATAGTGCAGAGCTTAGTGGAGCTTTGCGAGAAAAATTTAAACGCAAATGGTGGCGGAGAAATCAAAGAAATCGTAGTCAAAGTAGGCAGGCTTAGTGGCGTGGAAGCGCATTATTTGCAAAGCTGCTACGATGTGTTTAGGCAGGGCACGGTCTGCGAAAATGCCGAGCTAAAAATCCATATCCAAGATGTCGTTATAGAGTGCGAAAAGTGTGGCTACAACGGCGTTTTGGAGCAAAACAACTTCATCTGCCCAAAATGCGGGAGCAGAAATTTAAAAGTAACCGACGGCGAAGATTTGTATCTAATGCAACTTGTGATTGAGTAG
- a CDS encoding multidrug effflux MFS transporter — MFEKIGEFLNSPKIAKPYLIIVLAYMSAVAPLSTDMYLPALKNVQTSFETSEFYTQLSISAFFVAFALGQLIYGPLSDIYGRRKPLLAGVALFIVASILCANTQNIYAFIFFRFVQALGGCAGVVIARAVINDKFDTAQGASVLALMMIVGSIAPMLAPTFGAFILDFGGWRVIFGTLFVLGIILFCMIFLGLRESAIIDKSLKLGFKPVFINYARILQNRKFFIFTLSSALTMAAMFAYITGSAFVFKEHFGLSSKEFGLIFGVNALSMTIFSAINAKIVQKISPFVILQFAFLAMIVGALCLLGCGLLGLGFWAFEVCLFFTLGMKGLIIPNAVVLAMARFKGKSGSASAVLGAVQMAVAGLIAAIVGAAGANHPFSLAVVMAICIFLGYGVYLCANKKFTKNLKRKFS, encoded by the coding sequence ATGTTTGAAAAAATCGGCGAATTTTTAAATTCACCCAAAATCGCAAAACCATATTTAATCATAGTTTTAGCCTATATGTCGGCTGTGGCGCCACTTTCGACGGATATGTATCTGCCAGCGCTCAAAAATGTCCAAACCAGCTTTGAGACGAGTGAATTTTACACTCAGCTCTCAATCAGCGCGTTTTTTGTGGCATTTGCGCTAGGTCAGCTAATCTATGGCCCACTAAGCGACATTTATGGTCGCAGAAAACCCCTGCTAGCGGGCGTTGCGCTATTTATCGTGGCGAGTATTTTATGCGCTAATACCCAAAATATCTACGCTTTTATATTTTTTAGATTTGTTCAAGCCCTTGGCGGGTGCGCTGGCGTGGTGATTGCGCGCGCTGTGATAAATGATAAATTTGACACCGCTCAGGGCGCGTCGGTTTTGGCGCTGATGATGATAGTAGGCTCCATAGCGCCTATGCTAGCGCCCACATTTGGGGCATTTATACTAGATTTTGGCGGGTGGAGAGTAATATTTGGCACGCTTTTTGTGCTTGGAATAATTTTATTTTGTATGATATTTTTAGGGCTTAGGGAGAGCGCGATTATCGACAAGAGCCTAAAACTGGGCTTCAAGCCCGTTTTTATAAACTACGCTAGAATTTTACAAAATCGCAAATTTTTCATTTTTACGCTTTCGTCTGCGCTTACAATGGCTGCGATGTTTGCCTATATCACGGGCTCTGCGTTTGTTTTTAAGGAGCATTTTGGGCTAAGTAGCAAGGAATTTGGGCTGATTTTTGGCGTAAATGCGCTGTCGATGACGATTTTTTCGGCGATAAATGCCAAAATCGTGCAAAAAATCTCGCCTTTTGTGATTTTGCAATTTGCCTTTTTAGCAATGATTGTGGGGGCTTTGTGCTTGCTTGGGTGCGGGCTTTTGGGGCTTGGATTTTGGGCATTTGAGGTTTGCCTTTTTTTCACGCTGGGTATGAAGGGGCTCATAATCCCAAATGCCGTGGTGCTTGCCATGGCGCGCTTTAAGGGCAAATCAGGCTCTGCCTCAGCCGTGCTAGGCGCGGTGCAAATGGCGGTAGCTGGACTAATCGCCGCAATCGTGGGAGCTGCCGGTGCAAATCACCCATTTTCGCTAGCTGTGGTAATGGCGATTTGCATTTTCCTAGGATACGGCGTATATCTGTGCGCGAATAAAAAATTCACTAAAAATTTAAAGCGCAAATTTAGCTAA
- a CDS encoding TatD family hydrolase: MIIDTHCHLDDSSYFSDLDAVVQRAGEHDVGTIVIPGASMSDLARAREISHTYANVFFAVGVHPYEIDEFDINTLKEFANDSKCVGVGECGLDYYRLNGLSDEEKSSEKARQKEIFLAQIELAKELNLPLIVHIRDANEDAYRILKTHANGLNGGVLHCYNASPLLANLSEFGFYFGIGGVLTFKNAKNLVEILPKLPLDKIVVETDAPYLTPHPHRGERNEPAFTSLVVDKIAEILDKDVELIKSITTQNAYRLFANQIKGD; this comes from the coding sequence ATGATTATTGATACACATTGCCATTTAGATGATAGTAGCTATTTTAGCGACCTTGACGCCGTAGTTCAAAGAGCAGGCGAGCACGATGTCGGCACTATCGTCATCCCTGGTGCTAGTATGTCGGATTTAGCGCGCGCTAGGGAGATTTCTCACACTTATGCAAATGTATTCTTCGCTGTGGGCGTGCATCCTTATGAAATAGATGAATTTGACATTAATACGCTAAAAGAGTTCGCAAACGACTCAAAATGCGTGGGTGTGGGCGAGTGCGGTTTGGATTATTATCGCTTAAATGGCCTTAGCGACGAGGAAAAATCTAGCGAAAAAGCACGCCAAAAAGAGATTTTTTTGGCACAAATTGAGCTTGCCAAAGAGCTAAATTTACCACTAATCGTGCATATTAGAGATGCAAACGAAGATGCTTATCGAATTTTAAAAACTCACGCAAATGGGCTAAATGGCGGTGTTTTGCACTGCTACAATGCAAGCCCACTACTCGCAAATTTAAGCGAATTTGGATTTTATTTTGGAATCGGCGGTGTTTTGACATTTAAAAACGCAAAAAATTTAGTCGAAATTTTACCAAAACTTCCACTTGATAAAATCGTCGTCGAAACAGACGCGCCATATCTTACTCCGCACCCTCACAGAGGCGAGCGCAACGAGCCAGCCTTCACGAGCCTTGTCGTAGATAAGATAGCCGAAATTTTGGATAAAGATGTAGAATTGATTAAAAGTATCACTACGCAAAATGCTTACAGACTTTTTGCAAATCAAATTAAAGGAGATTAA
- the ispG gene encoding flavodoxin-dependent (E)-4-hydroxy-3-methylbut-2-enyl-diphosphate synthase translates to MRYKTKQIKVGSVAIGGDAPISVQSMTFSKTKDINGTLAQINRLYFAGADLVRCAVLDHDDAKALAEIKKNSPLPIVADIHFNYRLALEVAPFVDAIRINPGNIGGKERIKEVVKACKERNLPIRIGVNSGSLEEQFEAKFGRTPQGMIQSALYNFKLLEDFDFTDIAISLKSSDVPRTIEAYRTLRPLCEYPFHLGVTEAGTTFHATIKSAIALGTLLLEGIGDTMRVSITGELEEEIKVAKAILQDAGVQKSGINIISCPTCGRLQSDLVRAIKIVEERTKHIKAPLNISVMGCVVNALGEAKGADVAIAFGKGNGLVIRHGEIVAKLKESELVERFLSEVEDEVKRYEER, encoded by the coding sequence ATGAGATACAAAACAAAACAGATAAAAGTGGGCTCTGTTGCTATCGGTGGGGACGCGCCGATTTCGGTGCAGTCGATGACATTTTCGAAGACAAAAGATATAAATGGCACACTTGCGCAAATCAATCGCCTTTATTTTGCGGGGGCTGATTTGGTGCGATGTGCCGTGCTAGATCATGACGACGCAAAGGCTTTGGCAGAGATAAAGAAAAATTCGCCCTTGCCGATAGTCGCGGATATTCATTTTAACTATCGCTTGGCACTTGAAGTCGCCCCTTTTGTCGATGCGATTCGCATAAATCCGGGCAATATCGGCGGAAAAGAGAGAATAAAAGAAGTGGTAAAAGCGTGTAAAGAGCGAAATTTGCCGATTCGCATAGGTGTAAATTCGGGCTCACTCGAAGAGCAGTTTGAAGCCAAATTTGGCAGAACCCCACAAGGCATGATCCAAAGTGCGCTTTATAATTTCAAATTGCTCGAAGACTTTGATTTTACCGACATTGCGATTTCGCTAAAAAGCTCCGATGTGCCCCGCACGATTGAAGCGTATCGCACACTTCGTCCGCTTTGCGAGTATCCGTTTCACTTAGGCGTTACAGAGGCCGGGACGACCTTCCACGCGACGATAAAAAGCGCAATCGCGCTTGGAACGCTTTTATTAGAAGGTATCGGCGATACGATGAGAGTTTCGATCACGGGCGAACTCGAAGAAGAAATCAAAGTCGCCAAAGCGATACTCCAAGACGCCGGAGTGCAAAAAAGTGGCATAAATATCATCTCGTGTCCTACTTGTGGGCGTTTGCAGAGCGATTTAGTCCGTGCGATTAAAATCGTAGAAGAGCGCACGAAGCACATAAAAGCACCTTTAAATATCTCTGTCATGGGGTGCGTGGTAAATGCGCTTGGCGAAGCAAAGGGCGCAGATGTCGCTATCGCCTTTGGCAAGGGAAATGGTCTAGTAATTCGCCATGGCGAAATAGTAGCAAAGCTAAAAGAGAGCGAGTTAGTGGAGAGATTTTTGAGCGAAGTAGAGGACGAAGTGAAGCGCTACGAAGAGCGCTAA
- a CDS encoding metallophosphoesterase, with amino-acid sequence MSKIYFISDLHFGHENIMKYSPKYRNFNSVAEMDEYLIALWNDTVSDDDIVYNLGDLSFHKDSTKTARILERLNGSHRLILGNHDKQIIANTDLQGYFDEICDYKYFKAPGVKKGFVLFHYPILEWNGAHYGSVHLYGHVHDKTPPLKGRAINVCYDYNGRFLEFKEILKMAEKLDFSGFIHNSSDEENEE; translated from the coding sequence ATGAGTAAAATTTATTTTATTAGCGATTTGCATTTCGGACACGAAAACATTATGAAATACAGCCCAAAATACCGAAATTTTAATAGCGTAGCCGAAATGGACGAGTATCTAATCGCCCTGTGGAACGACACTGTGAGCGATGATGACATCGTCTATAATCTAGGTGATCTCTCATTTCACAAAGACAGCACCAAAACAGCGCGGATTTTAGAGCGGTTAAACGGCTCTCATAGGCTGATTTTGGGCAATCATGACAAACAAATCATCGCAAACACCGATTTGCAGGGCTATTTCGATGAAATTTGCGATTATAAATATTTCAAAGCCCCAGGCGTAAAAAAGGGCTTCGTGCTATTTCACTACCCGATTTTGGAGTGGAACGGCGCGCATTATGGCTCGGTGCATTTATACGGCCATGTGCATGACAAAACCCCACCGCTAAAAGGGCGCGCGATAAATGTTTGCTATGATTATAACGGCAGATTTTTGGAATTTAAAGAAATTTTAAAAATGGCTGAGAAGCTGGATTTTAGCGGGTTTATACATAATTCTAGCGACGAAGAGAACGAAGAGTAA
- the pta gene encoding phosphate acetyltransferase has product MNAFFVLGDDVRDVTAKFDGAVALNIVPDVASESEIISLLEKGEIAQISKMAIDKFDAVSKNAKCVIVYGAKGFDEVLNFGLSKDLALPVVGLYTNESKAKIAENFAKKCGAQVLRFTTKDVCADCLGEALNGAKCEILTPVRFESTLYAKAAANKKSVVLPEADDERILRASEILLKSGAVNLVLLGDEAEIKAKAGNLGLNLDGVKIINPANNEFSDEFANTLYELRKAKGMELEKAQKLVRDRTFFGTMLVYSGKADAMVSGASTTTAETIRPALQTIKTMPGVSTVSGSFIMCLDSQIVIFADCAVVPNPDANALASIAISSANTARAFGLEPRVAMLSYSTKGSGTGPSVEIVEEATKLVGELAPDLAVDGPLQFDAAFDPTTASKKAPGSAVAGKANVFVFPDLNAGNIGYKAVQRTSGAVAIGPILQGLKKPVNDLSRGCKVEDIVNTVLISAIQAGVN; this is encoded by the coding sequence ATGAACGCATTTTTTGTTTTAGGCGACGATGTGCGCGATGTCACAGCCAAATTTGACGGCGCTGTGGCGCTAAATATCGTCCCAGATGTGGCGAGCGAGAGCGAAATCATATCGCTTTTAGAAAAAGGCGAGATTGCACAAATCTCAAAAATGGCAATAGACAAATTTGACGCAGTCTCAAAAAACGCAAAATGCGTAATCGTCTATGGCGCAAAAGGCTTCGATGAGGTGCTAAATTTCGGCCTTAGCAAGGATTTGGCTCTGCCTGTGGTAGGACTATATACGAACGAGAGCAAGGCGAAAATCGCCGAGAATTTCGCCAAAAAATGTGGCGCACAAGTTTTGCGCTTCACCACAAAAGATGTCTGCGCTGATTGCCTAGGCGAGGCGCTAAATGGCGCAAAATGCGAAATTCTAACCCCAGTGAGATTTGAAAGCACACTTTATGCCAAAGCAGCTGCAAACAAAAAATCAGTCGTCCTACCTGAGGCCGATGATGAGAGAATTTTGCGCGCTAGCGAAATTTTGCTAAAAAGTGGCGCGGTAAATTTAGTCTTGCTTGGCGATGAGGCAGAAATTAAGGCAAAAGCTGGAAATTTAGGGCTGAATTTAGACGGCGTTAAAATCATAAACCCAGCAAACAACGAATTCTCTGATGAGTTTGCAAACACACTTTACGAGCTTCGCAAAGCCAAAGGTATGGAGCTAGAAAAAGCGCAAAAATTAGTGCGAGATCGCACATTTTTCGGCACTATGCTAGTTTATAGTGGCAAGGCAGACGCTATGGTTAGTGGCGCTAGCACGACCACAGCCGAGACTATCCGCCCAGCACTACAAACAATCAAAACAATGCCAGGCGTAAGCACTGTAAGTGGCTCATTTATCATGTGCCTAGATAGCCAAATCGTGATTTTCGCAGACTGCGCCGTCGTGCCAAACCCAGACGCAAACGCCCTTGCAAGTATCGCGATTAGCTCGGCAAATACTGCGCGCGCATTTGGTCTAGAACCACGCGTAGCTATGCTAAGCTACTCTACCAAAGGAAGTGGAACAGGACCAAGTGTAGAAATCGTCGAAGAAGCCACCAAACTAGTTGGCGAGCTAGCCCCTGATTTAGCAGTCGATGGACCATTGCAATTCGACGCAGCGTTCGACCCTACAACCGCAAGCAAAAAGGCCCCAGGCTCAGCAGTAGCTGGCAAGGCAAATGTCTTTGTTTTCCCTGATTTAAATGCAGGAAATATCGGCTACAAGGCAGTCCAACGCACATCTGGCGCAGTAGCAATCGGCCCAATCTTGCAAGGTCTTAAAAAACCAGTTAATGATTTAAGCAGGGGTTGCAAGGTCGAGGATATCGTAAATACAGTGCTTATTAGCGCAATTCAAGCAGGAGTAAATTAA
- a CDS encoding acetate kinase, whose translation MEILVINSGSSSIKFKFQDMDTKTCLASGVIEEIGSEHSKAKIEAGEFEKEVKEPIKSHEEGIEIMYRLLKESGTLKDINDIEGIGHRIVQGADYFDKAAFVDSDVLAKIEELCPLAPLHNPAAVAGIKSCMSASKTPNVAVFDTTFHQSMPREAYMYALPYEFYEKNKVRRYGAHGTSHWYVSRTAAEFLGVDYDKFNCITLHLGNGSSITAIKNGKCVDTSMGMTPLEGLMMGTRCGSIDPAIIAYMERVAGHGAQEMDAIMNKKSGLLGICGTSDLRKVEEMMEAGDEKAKLAYDMLVYQIVKLVGAYYAVLGKIDAIIFTGGIGENANILRERVCEKLAHFGIAIDKAENNIRRKINRDLSTSEAKIKTLIIPTNEELAIAEQVVEVLKAKNLA comes from the coding sequence ATGGAAATTTTAGTCATAAACTCAGGTAGCAGTTCAATCAAATTTAAATTCCAAGATATGGACACTAAAACTTGCCTTGCAAGTGGCGTCATCGAAGAGATTGGCTCAGAGCACTCAAAAGCCAAAATCGAGGCAGGCGAGTTTGAAAAAGAGGTCAAAGAGCCGATTAAATCGCACGAAGAAGGCATTGAGATAATGTATCGCTTGCTAAAAGAAAGTGGCACGCTAAAAGACATCAACGATATCGAAGGTATCGGACACAGAATCGTCCAAGGCGCTGATTATTTCGACAAAGCAGCCTTCGTAGATAGCGATGTGCTAGCCAAAATCGAAGAGCTTTGCCCGCTTGCCCCTCTTCACAACCCAGCAGCAGTTGCCGGAATCAAATCATGTATGAGCGCGTCAAAAACCCCAAATGTGGCTGTTTTTGACACTACATTTCACCAAAGCATGCCGCGCGAAGCATATATGTATGCGCTTCCGTATGAATTCTACGAGAAAAACAAAGTCCGCAGATACGGCGCACACGGCACTTCTCACTGGTATGTATCGCGCACAGCGGCTGAATTTTTAGGCGTGGATTATGATAAATTTAACTGCATTACGCTTCACCTTGGAAATGGTTCTAGTATCACCGCTATCAAAAATGGCAAATGTGTCGATACTTCAATGGGTATGACTCCACTCGAAGGCCTTATGATGGGCACTAGGTGTGGTTCGATAGATCCTGCGATTATCGCGTATATGGAGCGCGTGGCAGGTCATGGCGCACAAGAAATGGACGCGATAATGAATAAAAAAAGCGGACTTTTGGGCATTTGTGGCACTAGCGACTTGCGCAAAGTCGAGGAAATGATGGAAGCAGGCGACGAAAAAGCAAAACTCGCCTATGATATGCTAGTCTATCAAATCGTCAAACTCGTAGGCGCATACTACGCAGTGCTTGGCAAAATCGACGCTATCATCTTTACTGGCGGTATCGGAGAAAACGCAAATATCTTGCGCGAGAGAGTTTGCGAGAAGCTAGCGCATTTTGGTATCGCAATCGACAAGGCTGAAAACAATATCCGCAGAAAAATCAACCGCGATCTAAGCACGAGCGAGGCAAAAATCAAAACTCTAATTATCCCTACAAACGAAGAGTTAGCGATCGCCGAGCAAGTAGTCGAGGTGCTAAAAGCTAAGAATTTAGCTTAA
- a CDS encoding lytic transglycosylase domain-containing protein yields the protein MRVIKIIFLMLIFAGFAHASQSKISRVNHDYIMNEFGIENNLSSQKVVADIYRSIDSSDKKLFKDIITSQAHNAFLVKTEIESIEAPEFLLYLAMVESHLKNTVTSHAKAGGMWQLMPTTAKNFGLRIDTHVDERRDPAASTDAAFSYILHLRQNFGKWYTALMAYNCGEGCMNRAIKAAGNDDLGTLLSSNAVPKETKNFIKRIIKFAYIAQSDSMQKVLRFENEPWALKRIAVAPGTKLSAIAKQIGISQTQMNSYNAHITNGVSPSNGKYFFYIPESKYTEFVLSRGDFQAYEPNLIKNRPKLSFAKFKPQHEHMIKIEQIEKTTPTFASKTDEKIRTVAMAFDLKF from the coding sequence ATGAGAGTCATTAAAATCATTTTTTTGATGCTAATTTTCGCAGGTTTTGCGCACGCTAGCCAGTCAAAAATTTCACGGGTAAATCACGACTACATTATGAACGAATTTGGCATAGAAAACAACCTTTCAAGCCAAAAAGTCGTCGCTGACATTTACCGCTCTATCGATTCTTCGGATAAAAAATTATTCAAAGACATCATCACTTCACAAGCTCACAATGCCTTTTTGGTAAAAACCGAAATCGAAAGCATTGAAGCGCCTGAGTTTTTGCTCTACCTTGCTATGGTAGAATCTCACCTCAAAAACACCGTTACTTCGCACGCCAAAGCAGGCGGTATGTGGCAACTCATGCCCACAACTGCCAAAAATTTCGGCCTGCGCATAGATACGCATGTAGATGAGCGTAGAGATCCCGCAGCCTCGACGGACGCTGCGTTTTCGTATATTTTGCATTTAAGACAAAATTTCGGCAAATGGTACACTGCTCTCATGGCATATAATTGTGGCGAAGGCTGTATGAACAGAGCCATAAAAGCGGCTGGAAACGATGATTTAGGCACCCTACTTTCTAGCAATGCAGTGCCAAAAGAGACCAAAAATTTCATCAAACGCATTATCAAATTCGCCTACATCGCCCAAAGCGATAGTATGCAAAAGGTGCTAAGATTTGAAAACGAGCCATGGGCGTTAAAACGCATTGCCGTAGCCCCAGGCACGAAGCTAAGCGCAATCGCCAAACAAATCGGCATTTCGCAAACCCAAATGAATAGCTACAATGCACACATTACAAACGGCGTATCGCCTAGCAACGGCAAGTATTTTTTCTATATCCCAGAGAGCAAATATACAGAATTTGTCCTAAGTAGAGGCGATTTTCAGGCGTATGAACCAAACCTTATCAAAAATCGTCCAAAGCTAAGTTTTGCGAAATTTAAGCCTCAGCATGAGCATATGATCAAGATCGAACAGATCGAAAAAACCACTCCGACATTTGCCTCTAAAACTGACGAAAAAATCCGCACAGTCGCAATGGCGTTTGATCTCAAATTTTAA
- a CDS encoding septal ring lytic transglycosylase RlpA family protein encodes MHFKKSIIFSALVALIFAGCFSSHRNYPSSSSGSKAPKIGKNSPATMRPYKINGKTYYPEQVSIGDTQSGIASWYGPGFNGKKTSNGEIYDMNAMTAAHKTYPMNTMVKVTNRDTGASTTVRINDRGPFVSGRVIDLSKSAANKVGVFAKGTAPVKLEVVGFYGQTIKKGAPNATIVGGNFMVQIGAFRNQAGAARFTRENDALHGYPSVMREFDLDGAPIYRVFLSGFKSESEARDFIASGSLQNAFFVRE; translated from the coding sequence TTGCATTTTAAAAAATCAATAATTTTTAGCGCGCTTGTCGCGCTAATTTTTGCTGGGTGTTTTTCATCACACAGAAATTATCCGTCATCTAGTTCAGGCTCAAAAGCCCCTAAAATCGGCAAAAACTCGCCTGCAACCATGCGCCCTTACAAGATAAATGGCAAAACCTACTATCCCGAGCAGGTTAGTATCGGCGATACACAAAGTGGTATTGCTAGCTGGTATGGACCGGGCTTTAACGGCAAAAAGACAAGCAATGGCGAGATTTACGATATGAACGCCATGACCGCCGCGCACAAAACCTACCCAATGAACACCATGGTCAAGGTCACCAACCGCGACACTGGCGCAAGCACGACCGTGCGCATAAACGACCGCGGGCCATTTGTGAGCGGGCGCGTAATCGACCTTAGCAAAAGCGCAGCTAATAAAGTCGGCGTCTTCGCCAAAGGCACAGCTCCTGTGAAGCTCGAAGTCGTGGGATTTTATGGTCAAACTATCAAAAAAGGCGCGCCAAATGCGACAATCGTGGGCGGAAATTTTATGGTGCAAATCGGAGCGTTTAGAAACCAAGCTGGCGCAGCACGCTTCACGCGAGAAAATGATGCTCTGCACGGATATCCTAGCGTAATGCGCGAGTTCGACCTAGACGGCGCGCCGATTTATAGGGTATTTTTAAGCGGATTTAAAAGCGAGAGCGAGGCGCGCGATTTCATCGCCAGTGGCTCACTTCAAAACGCATTTTTTGTGCGTGAATAA